The Chroicocephalus ridibundus chromosome 3, bChrRid1.1, whole genome shotgun sequence genome has a segment encoding these proteins:
- the SF3B5 gene encoding splicing factor 3B subunit 5, producing MTDRYTIHSQLEHLQSKYIGTGHADTTKWEWLVNQHRDSYCSYMGHFDLLNYFAIAENESKARVRFNLMEKMLQPCGPPADKPDES from the coding sequence ATGACGGACCGCTACACCATCCACAGCCAGCTGGAGCACCTGCAGTCCAAGTACATCGGGACGGGCCACGCCGACACCACCAAGTGGGAGTGGCTGGTGAACCAGCACCGGGACTCGTACTGCTCCTACATGGGCCACTTCGACCTTCTCAACTACTTCGCCATCGCCGAGAACGAGAGCAAGGCACGCGTCCGCTTCAACCTCATGGAGAAGATGCTGCAGCCCTGCGGGCCGCCCGCCGACAAGCCCGACGAGTCCTAG